A genomic window from Synechococcus sp. WH 8016 includes:
- a CDS encoding DUF429 domain-containing protein, producing the protein MGKTPDQGKSICVLGIDAAWTARQPSGVALAKNTATGWSCLAIAPSYAAFIDQASGQSWDPEQKATGSRPDPTALLQASQQLAATEVSCVSVDMPLATTPITSRRAADTAISSRFGPKGCAVHSPSAKRPGAIADQLRADFAALGYPLHTNGNEQAAPALIECYPHVALLALLKRDYRVPYKVSRSGQYWKAEKLTRTERIERLQGQFQAIRTGLEAHISGIPDFIPAPSEVTTLASLKPVENMLNGLICAWIGIEHLSDRTFGLGDDTATIWIPKEVKTREAV; encoded by the coding sequence ATGGGCAAAACCCCTGATCAGGGCAAGAGCATCTGCGTCCTCGGCATTGACGCGGCATGGACGGCCCGTCAGCCCAGCGGCGTCGCCCTGGCGAAGAACACGGCTACAGGATGGAGCTGCCTGGCCATCGCCCCCAGCTACGCAGCTTTCATCGACCAGGCATCCGGCCAAAGCTGGGATCCAGAGCAGAAGGCCACGGGCAGCAGGCCAGACCCAACCGCACTGCTCCAGGCCTCCCAACAGCTCGCTGCAACAGAGGTGAGCTGCGTGTCGGTCGACATGCCCCTGGCGACCACACCAATAACCAGTCGACGGGCGGCAGACACCGCCATCTCGAGCCGGTTCGGACCCAAGGGTTGCGCCGTTCACAGCCCCTCAGCCAAACGCCCCGGCGCCATTGCCGATCAACTGCGCGCCGACTTCGCTGCCCTTGGCTACCCCCTTCACACCAACGGCAACGAACAGGCCGCCCCTGCCCTGATCGAGTGTTATCCCCACGTTGCCCTGCTGGCCTTGCTCAAGCGGGACTACCGCGTGCCCTACAAGGTGAGCCGCTCAGGCCAGTACTGGAAAGCGGAAAAACTGACACGCACCGAGCGAATTGAACGGTTACAGGGTCAATTCCAGGCCATCAGAACTGGACTTGAGGCCCATATCAGCGGCATACCGGACTTCATCCCCGCGCCATCCGAGGTGACAACACTGGCTTCACTCAAGCCCGTGGAAAACATGCTCAATGGCCTGATCTGCGCCTGGATCGGCATCGAACACCTCTCAGATCGAACCTTCGGCTTGGGGGATGACACCGCCACGATATGGATACCAAAAGAGGTCAAAACAAGAGAGGCTGTGTAA
- a CDS encoding Arc family DNA-binding protein: MTIASVDSNVSTAGNFSPMATLTIRNLDDAVRDRLRQRAAAHGHSMEEEVRQILRQVVKPADIEAPSEGLGSRIHNHFAQLGGVALELPSRSDTPKAPSLES; encoded by the coding sequence ATGACCATCGCTAGCGTTGACAGCAATGTCAGCACTGCTGGCAACTTCAGCCCCATGGCCACCCTCACGATCCGCAACCTCGACGACGCCGTGCGCGATCGCCTGCGGCAACGCGCCGCCGCGCATGGTCACTCGATGGAGGAAGAGGTGCGCCAGATCCTCCGCCAGGTGGTGAAACCGGCTGATATAGAAGCGCCCAGCGAGGGCCTGGGCTCCCGCATTCACAACCACTTTGCCCAGCTCGGGGGGGTCGCATTGGAGTTGCCATCACGGAGCGACACGCCAAAAGCACCGAGCCTTGAGTCGTGA
- a CDS encoding type II toxin-antitoxin system VapC family toxin produces MIVLDTNVLSELMRQQPADAVLAWANQLSAQDVAITAMNEAEILQGIARLPDSQRREQLQQGWGTLLGTVFQQQVLPFNSAAAQWFVALVSHRESMGRPISTADAVIAATALAHDGHLATRNTADFEAIGLSLINPWEMNGQNP; encoded by the coding sequence GTGATTGTTCTCGACACGAATGTGCTGTCGGAACTGATGAGACAGCAACCAGCCGACGCTGTTCTGGCCTGGGCGAATCAGCTCAGCGCGCAGGACGTAGCGATCACAGCCATGAACGAAGCCGAGATCCTGCAGGGCATCGCGCGACTGCCTGACTCCCAACGCAGAGAGCAACTGCAGCAGGGCTGGGGAACGCTTCTTGGCACCGTTTTCCAGCAGCAGGTGTTGCCGTTCAACAGCGCGGCAGCGCAGTGGTTCGTGGCCCTGGTGAGCCATCGCGAAAGCATGGGAAGGCCGATCAGCACCGCCGACGCCGTGATCGCGGCGACGGCTCTGGCCCATGACGGACACCTGGCCACCCGCAACACCGCTGACTTCGAGGCCATCGGCCTGTCGTTGATCAATCCATGGGAGATGAATGGGCAAAACCCCTGA